From Ignavibacteriales bacterium:
GCGGGACGAACCATGAACTTCCAGCATTCGTTGTGCGCAGAATATGTGTTCGGTCTTCACCCGTCAGTGTTAAGATCCGGCCGACGATCACACCGGTGGTCGACGATCCGAACGATACACCGGAGAGAGTCGAGCCCCACGCGCTCCTCGACCATGTGAGACCGCCATTCGTGGTGCGTACGATGCTTGCCGACCTTCCGACTGCTACCGCCGTGCTCCGGTCTGCGAACGCAATCGCCGTGAGATCATCAGTTGACCCTGTCCGTTGAGGAACCCAGGTTGCCCCACCGTCGTCCGTGCGTAGCATTGCGCCATTGTATCCGGCAATGGCCCCAGTCGATGTTCCGGTGAAGCTCGCTCCGTAGAACGAACTCCTTGGCGCTGGTGTCTGGGCAGCCCACATGACGCCGCCGTCGGTTGTGCGATAGATCGCTCCATACGGTCCCACCGCAGTGCCGAGAACCGAACTCGTGAACGATACACTGGAAAACCATGACGCCGCTCCCATAGATTGCAGCACCCAGGTAAGGCCTCCGTCGGTTGTTCGGAGAACGAGTCCGGCATCTCCAACAACAATGCCCGTGGAAGCATTGATGAAACGGACCGAGTACAAATGATTGAGAGTGCCGCTTTGCTGTGAAGACCAGCTGGCGCCACCGTCAGTCGTCCGTAGAATGGTGCCGAAATCACCGACGGCTATTCCATTGTTCGCGTCATTGAATGAGACACCGTAGAGCCGATTCGTCGTCCCGCTTAATCGACGGCTCCAGCTTGCTCCGCCGTTTGTTGTGCGGAGGATCGTCCCGGCCGATCCAACAATGATGCCTTTGTTCCCGTCGACGAAGGACACTGCCAGGAAGTAACTTGCCGATCCACCAAACTGGGTCGCCCAAGTCCGTCCGCCATCGGTCGTTCGACGAATTATTCCCGGATACCCAACTGCGGTACCTGTGTCGGCCCCGACAAATGCGACGGCGTAGAATGGATCCTTCACATCGCTGACTTGCGGCGACCATGCCGCGCCGCCGTCCGTCGTTCGAAGAATCGTGCCTGAGTCTCCAACGGCGAACCCTCTTGCAGCATCAACGAACCAGACTCCGTTGAGGTTGGCGAGAGTTCCAGGCGACAGAACCGACCATGTCGAGCCACCGTTGGTCGTCTTCATCACAGTGCCAGCATCTCCTACGGCGTAAACGACATTAGCGTTGACGGCATGAACACCTCTCAGCGTGTTCCCTTGCGGCAACGGATTTTGCCACAACCAGGCTTGTTGGGCTGCGGATTGAAGTGCGGCGAGGCACAGAAGAGCGAGCAACGACACGAACCTCGTATGCCTTGAGAGCCTTCTCGCCAGGAAGATTAGTATCTGTGCCGTAGTCAGCATGTTCGCTCTATAGTTGCCGCCCAAAGAGGGGCGGGGAAGACTGCGCTCAGGATAACGATGGGGTTTTCATTTGTCGAAAAGAGAAACGCCGTCAGTCTGACCGCAGGATCATGATTCTCTTTTTGGTTCCGCCTCTAATTGAACAATCTCCGTAGTTCTGAGAGAGAGATCGATTGCTTCGGAGCAAACTCCTTGCTGGAGACGTACTGTTCGAGACTGAAGCGAAGCTGCCGCGCAACAGGTCGTTTTTCGAGATCGGTCTTCAGATCGATGCTGCAAATCAACAGTTTTCCATTTCCGACTCTTACTTCGACGACCAAGCCGAGGCGTCTGTTGGTGAACCAATCATCCACGACCTGAACCATTGGTCGGACTCCCGGCGGGAGAGAATCAAGTATCATCGCACGCGACTTCGTGATCAAATCCCACCACTGCCAGTTCGTGTGGAAGTCTGTCGGGAACGCCCTGAATGCCGGTTGCTTGGGATCACAGAGTATTCCAAGCGTGTGAGGCGGTTGCTTGGACGTCCACGCCGTATTCCAGAAGATGGATGAGAAACCCGGCGGGACATCGGACCTGACGAGGCTCGTATCGGCAAGAAGGAGAACGCTCTTTCCTGCGCTGAGCGCTTCCTCCACGCTCGGATCAAGTTTCTCCGCCACGAGGAAATTTGCCGCCCTGACGCTGTCCAGTTTCGACGGATAGACCCAGAAATCCCAATCGTTGGAGAACTGCCCAACAGACACTTCGAAGTTCATCTTGCCCGTGGGCCATCCGTCGAGGTAGAGGCGCATGCTTCCAAGAGCGACCGCGTTCGCAATCGGTATATCGGCCTCCTTCAGAATCCCTTCTGCCATGAGCTTTCCCGACGCGTTTCGGATTCTCCAATGAGGAGTAATACGTGTAAGTGGTTCCGGGCCGAAATGCGCTACTTCGATCTCGGCCGCGAATTGCTCGTCGTTCAGAAATGTCATTTTCTGCAAGCGAGCGAGTGGAACCGTCGGATTGCAGAATCTCGAATACTCCTTCGCCGTCACATATCCTTTTTCCTGCCAGAAGGGGTCAAGGACTCCGACAAGCGCGGTTCCTTGTCCGGGGAAATCGTGCAGATCGAGAAGTTCGAATCCCGCCATCCCGGGAGTTCGCAGAGCGGCTTCAATGTCAGCTTTGTAACATAGCACCTGAAGCTTGCCGGAGGCCATCAGGAAATCGTGCGCCTGATCTCCCATGTGATTTTGCTCAAGCGATGCTTTGAAGATCTCGAAATTCTTAGCCCTCAGGACGCCGGTGTATTTCTTGATTTCTTTGAAGTTTGGATACGCACACCATTGCCCGATCTCGTGGCTCACAACAGGCTTGTCATATTTCGTGATGACCTGTCGGAAATCGTACGCAGTCTGCGGCGCTTCTTTGTTGATGATGCTTGAGAGCCCGGCACCCCAGAGTTGAATGCGAGGCGCATCTGTCACGTGGAAATCGCTTTCCGGAATCTGCGGCCACCCTGCGCCGCTTGTATAGACCCGACGCGAGTCCTTCTGTCTCCAATATTTGACGAACTCTCCAAAGAATTTTGCCTGATTGCTTCCCGACGGTTCATTCCCGTACGACATCATGCAGAACGATGGATGATTTCCATATGCTGCAACGATTCGCTCGCTCTCCTGGTACAACCAGATATCGAACGGTTTCCCTTCGCCGACAGTTGTCCAGGCACAGCATTCAACGTAGAGATAGATGCCTTGCTGGTCTGCAGCCTCGAATGCGGCTTCGGGGGGACACCAGGAGTGGAAGCGGACATGGTTCAAGCCGTACGCCTTGCAGGTCTTGAAGATTCTTGTCCACTCCCGGATGTCTGTGGGGGCATATCCGGTCTTCGGGAAGATTGCGCACTCGAGAGTCCCGCGCAAAAATACAGGTCGGTCGTTGACGACGAAACGTGTCCCTTCAGCGCGGAACTCTCGCAGGCCAAATTGAACAGTCCGCTTGTCCTGAAGTTCTTTGCCGCCCCCGTCGAATGTCACGTTCAGAGTGTACACGTTGGGGTTGAATTCATCCCAGAGCAGGGCATCAGGTCCCATCTTGAGTTCGACATCATGCGTGACGGAATTATGTCCCGAACTGGTCATGAAGGAGGACGTTTCAACCGGTTTGGGTTTGCCTGTTCGGCTTATCAGTTTTGCCGATAATCGGAGGATACCTCCTGCAAAACCCGTCGACGCACTTTCGATCCTGACACGAACGGTGACGCTCTTCAAATGGATGTGCGAGATAACAGTGACGTTGACGATGTGGACAGGCGGGAAAGTACGAAGTTCAATTCTTCCCGTGATCCCGTTCCAGTTCGTCTGCGTATGGTCTGTGACGCTGTGTGCATTTCTTCCCACATCGATATCTTTGATGCGGTTGTCGATGCGAATGGTAATGCGGTGTTTTCCCGGCGTAAGGTACTTGGTGAGGTCGTACTCGTGCGGAGTGCCGAGGCTGTTCTGCGTTCCGACTTCCCGGTCGTCAACCCAGAGTTGCGTTTCCCAATGACAGCGTTCGAGGAAAATGGAGATTAGTTTCCCCTGCCATTCAGCGGGGATAACTACACTCTTTTGATACCACGCGGCACCCACGTACGTTTTGACAGGATTCAGCCAGAATGGAACTTTGACGTTTCCCGGCTGGCGGTATTTCTCATATTTCTTGTCGGTGAACCATGACTTGTCGACGATGCCGCCCGTCCACTTTGTGTTGACACTGACGTCGTTCCCCTTCCCGTTCTGTGCCATCGAGCCGGGGAGAATGATAGTTTCAGGAATGCTGCCTAGAAACCACTTGTCCGCGATGCCGATGTCGGTGGAATCGATCTTGAATCTCCAAGGTCCGGTGAGGCTGATGGTGGAGGGGACGGGCTGGGCAAAGGCAGAGCCGCAGGCGATGAGGAGAATGAGGAAAATACTGATTGATCTGATGGTCACACGATTCCTGGATGCAGTGTAATGGTTGTAGGGAAGTTGCGTGCTCGATACCGAACACCAGGCGATGGGGCTGCCCAAACTCCTCGATCCACCGGCAGAAGAAACGTAAATAGTTGAGGAAATGATACGATCGGTGAATCTCAATGTGCCGTTGTACATTTCCTGAATGAAGTCATCGTGGAAATTGTACACTCTCTCCTCGAAACTCATGGTCTCCACACGATCGAAGAGCATACGTCGGGCGCTATCGATGTCCTTCCCGTAGATATGAAACGAGTCGGCGTGCCAGTTCATCCTTCCCAGCTCCACTTTCCTTCCTGTCTTCGCTGCGATACCCGCGGCAACGATTTCCTTGTTGAACTGGTTGAAGCCGAACATGTTCATGAAGTTCGCACCACATGCGTCGTTGCTCCGGAACCGCACATTGCAGTTCAGCCACCAGACGCCTTCTTCATCTTCCAGGATTCTGTACCAAAGAGACTGGAGACACGGAGGGTCGTAGCAGCTGACGTCGAGATTCGGCATCCACGTAATCATTTGGGCCTGGCGCGTGAACGGCTGCTTCGCGAGTTTCTCAACTACGGCCTCGATCTGATTCACCGTGAAGAATCCAACCTGTTGCGACTTCCCCCCCGCCAATTCCTTCCATGCCCCGTACGCCGCGAGACGTCCGTGATACGTATATTCCCACCTCGTGTCATCCGGATCGTTCATGTTCTTGACCCAATGGTCCTTCGCCCCCATCAGTTCCATGGAGTATTCCTTCAGGTCATCGATCCCTCCCGGGAAGGCTTTGTGGATCATCGGATCAGTAAACGGTTCGAGAATTGTTATATCCATCGTGGAGTCGATGCTGAGCGGGTCGTCCGGCTTGTCGTACTGCGTTTTGAACCGAACACCATGATTGTACAACTGTATGAGCGCTTTCTCGTATGCTTCAGCGAGCGTCTTTTCGCAGACGGTAAGAACTGGAATGTTGCGTTGCATGGTTTGCTCCCGAAGAAAGTGTAATGATCAAATCACCCGATCTCATGTACGGCGTCGAACATCGCGACAACATTCTCCGGCGGGACGTCAGCCAGGATGTTGTGAACCTGCTGAAACACGAAGCCACCCCCATGCTTGAGGATGTTGACTTGTCTTTTCACATGCATCTCGATTTCTTCCGGTGTTCCCAGCGGCAGAATGCGCTGTGTGTCGCACCCTCCACCCCAGAAGACCATCTCGCTGCCAAATTCCGATTTGAGGGCGCTCACATCCATGCCGCTGCAGGCAATTTGGACGGGGTTGATGGCATCGAGCCCTGCATCAATGAGGTCGGGAAGAAGCTCCTTCACACCACCGCAACAGTGCAGCATCACCTTCACAGGGGCGAGCTGTTTTGCCCGTTCCCACATTACCCTATGCCGCGGTTTGAAGAACTCACGGTACATTGCAGGAGAAATTTGTGGACCGCTCTGCATACCGAGATCATCCCCGAAGACTATGACGTCGATCGAATCGCCCACAACGCCGAGAAAATGCTCGAGATTTTTCAAGTGCATTTCGACGATACGATCGAGAAATGCGTGGACCCTGTCAGGATCCTCTGCGAGCATCAGTAGGAAGCCATCATTGCGATAGAGGAACTGCCCCATCTCGAGGAGGTTTCCGCCGAACAGACCCAGAATCGCGCGGTCAGTGCTCAATCGGAGACGTCTCGCGCCTTCACGATAGAAGGTGTCACCGGCGGGACCATCGACCAGCGGACCCGGCGGAGAAGCGATAGCAGTCCACATCGATTCTGCGAGGGCTTCCTGAATTGCGTCGAGGTTGTCTTTTTCATAGAAGGGATAGAACGTTTGCTCAAAGTACAGCGCGCGATCCGGCATCTGAGCGATGACGCGTCCGCTCTTCGAACGTATGACCCATCGTTTGTCGTCGCGCTCCGGCAGTGTCCAAACCGGCATCTTGCACGCCGTACCATCCGGCAGCACCCAGTCGGCCCAATCCTCGTCCCGAAGCGCGAATCCGCGGCCGAGTTCTATCGTGTCGACTCCGAACCGGTCCAGCACATCATCATCGACAATCGCAAGTTGCTGGATCGGGTCGTAGACCCGAACAGGACGAGCAGGCAGACCGAGATACTGGCGCAGTTTGGGATACAGGAGGGCTGCGATGCCGGATGACCGGTGGCCGGAGAGATCCACGGGAACGCGATCCGGTTCGCGATGATCGAGGGATGTCAGAACACGTTCTCGGGAGGTCATAGTTTTGACGTGCGGGATGAATGGCGTGGAGGTTTAGCGCCTTCTTGTTTAATCCAAGATGACAATTCGTCAATCACTCCTTGTTCGAGGATGTTCTGATCTGCTTGCCACCTCTCCGGATTTGAGGCAATGTATTCGCTGATTCTTTCAAGAGACCGTTCATCCCTGATAATGTGCTCGAAATAATTCCGTTGCCAAACGGAAAGACCAGGCGTGCCGCGCAATTCGTTGATCCGTCTGGCTGAAAATGTTTTGAAACTGCGCACGATTTCAGACAAAGGATAACGCCTGGGGGGGGAGGGTTCCGAACCTTCCCCTACCAGATTGGATTCGGTAATGACAATAATGCCGTGGACGTGATTTGGCATGACCACGAATTCGTCCGTCTGGACACATGGATAATGGTTCGGAAGATCCTTCCAGCATGAGGCAACGATCTCGCCAAAGCCATTGAGCACCATTCTATCCGCATTGACCCTCCCAAAGATTTGCTCGCGATCCTTCGCACAGATTGTGACAAAATACTCACCAGCTTGACTATAGTCATACCCTCTGAGGCGTATTGCTTTTCGGCGATGCTTGGATCCGGGCATCTTACAATTCAGGAAGATTGGACGATTCCAGGGCACCCACAGTTTTCTCAACCTCTTCAAGAATCTCGCACGATCGCACGACTTTCTGCATCAGCGTGTGATCCGGATACAGCGGGCGATCTTCATCGAGATGAGTGACATGCTTCCGCACAATTTCTCTGGCTTTCCTCACACCGACACCGGGCGTGAACTCGCGGAAATCGAGAGCCTGCGACGCGGCGAGAAATTCTATGCCAAGAATGCCGTTCGCGTTGTCAAGTATCTGTCCATTCTTGATCGCAGTGTTCATACCCATGGAAACGAAATCTTCCTGGTCCGCTGCAGCCGGAATTGACGCAACCGACGCCGGAGCGGAAAGCATGCGCTGCTCGACGATCAACGTATCTGCGGTGTATTGACTGAGCATGAATCCGGAAAACATGCCGGCCCCCTT
This genomic window contains:
- a CDS encoding thymidylate synthase, translated to MQRNIPVLTVCEKTLAEAYEKALIQLYNHGVRFKTQYDKPDDPLSIDSTMDITILEPFTDPMIHKAFPGGIDDLKEYSMELMGAKDHWVKNMNDPDDTRWEYTYHGRLAAYGAWKELAGGKSQQVGFFTVNQIEAVVEKLAKQPFTRQAQMITWMPNLDVSCYDPPCLQSLWYRILEDEEGVWWLNCNVRFRSNDACGANFMNMFGFNQFNKEIVAAGIAAKTGRKVELGRMNWHADSFHIYGKDIDSARRMLFDRVETMSFEERVYNFHDDFIQEMYNGTLRFTDRIISSTIYVSSAGGSRSLGSPIAWCSVSSTQLPYNHYTASRNRVTIRSISIFLILLIACGSAFAQPVPSTISLTGPWRFKIDSTDIGIADKWFLGSIPETIILPGSMAQNGKGNDVSVNTKWTGGIVDKSWFTDKKYEKYRQPGNVKVPFWLNPVKTYVGAAWYQKSVVIPAEWQGKLISIFLERCHWETQLWVDDREVGTQNSLGTPHEYDLTKYLTPGKHRITIRIDNRIKDIDVGRNAHSVTDHTQTNWNGITGRIELRTFPPVHIVNVTVISHIHLKSVTVRVRIESASTGFAGGILRLSAKLISRTGKPKPVETSSFMTSSGHNSVTHDVELKMGPDALLWDEFNPNVYTLNVTFDGGGKELQDKRTVQFGLREFRAEGTRFVVNDRPVFLRGTLECAIFPKTGYAPTDIREWTRIFKTCKAYGLNHVRFHSWCPPEAAFEAADQQGIYLYVECCAWTTVGEGKPFDIWLYQESERIVAAYGNHPSFCMMSYGNEPSGSNQAKFFGEFVKYWRQKDSRRVYTSGAGWPQIPESDFHVTDAPRIQLWGAGLSSIINKEAPQTAYDFRQVITKYDKPVVSHEIGQWCAYPNFKEIKKYTGVLRAKNFEIFKASLEQNHMGDQAHDFLMASGKLQVLCYKADIEAALRTPGMAGFELLDLHDFPGQGTALVGVLDPFWQEKGYVTAKEYSRFCNPTVPLARLQKMTFLNDEQFAAEIEVAHFGPEPLTRITPHWRIRNASGKLMAEGILKEADIPIANAVALGSMRLYLDGWPTGKMNFEVSVGQFSNDWDFWVYPSKLDSVRAANFLVAEKLDPSVEEALSAGKSVLLLADTSLVRSDVPPGFSSIFWNTAWTSKQPPHTLGILCDPKQPAFRAFPTDFHTNWQWWDLITKSRAMILDSLPPGVRPMVQVVDDWFTNRRLGLVVEVRVGNGKLLICSIDLKTDLEKRPVARQLRFSLEQYVSSKEFAPKQSISLSELRRLFN
- a CDS encoding YCF48-related protein, translated to MLTTAQILIFLARRLSRHTRFVSLLALLCLAALQSAAQQAWLWQNPLPQGNTLRGVHAVNANVVYAVGDAGTVMKTTNGGSTWSVLSPGTLANLNGVWFVDAARGFAVGDSGTILRTTDGGAAWSPQVSDVKDPFYAVAFVGADTGTAVGYPGIIRRTTDGGRTWATQFGGSASYFLAVSFVDGNKGIIVGSAGTILRTTNGGASWSRRLSGTTNRLYGVSFNDANNGIAVGDFGTILRTTDGGASWSSQQSGTLNHLYSVRFINASTGIVVGDAGLVLRTTDGGLTWVLQSMGAASWFSSVSFTSSVLGTAVGPYGAIYRTTDGGVMWAAQTPAPRSSFYGASFTGTSTGAIAGYNGAMLRTDDGGATWVPQRTGSTDDLTAIAFADRSTAVAVGRSASIVRTTNGGLTWSRSAWGSTLSGVSFGSSTTGVIVGRILTLTGEDRTHILRTTNAGSSWFVPPAPKVARTHWLQSVSFSNANVVTAVGDSGSILRSADGGQTWLLQAGLWPGEDLPYVVPVVTFLRLRSVSFADTIRGIVVGDSGLILRTTDGGSSWKAQQSGTTRRLYGVRMTDAQQAIAVGDSGTIIRSDDGGVTWIPQWGGTTNSLYAVASAGPNKGFAIGDGGTILGSSPGMVTSIQNEAHSQTLPSEIVLSQNYPNPFNPTTAISYQLIASSFVTLKVFDVLGREVATLVDGRIEAGAHTAVWNASGFASGVYFYKLQSGESVLVRKLMLLK
- a CDS encoding transposase — translated: MVLNGFGEIVASCWKDLPNHYPCVQTDEFVVMPNHVHGIIVITESNLVGEGSEPSPPRRYPLSEIVRSFKTFSARRINELRGTPGLSVWQRNYFEHIIRDERSLERISEYIASNPERWQADQNILEQGVIDELSSWIKQEGAKPPRHSSRTSKL